Genomic segment of Populus nigra chromosome 6, ddPopNigr1.1, whole genome shotgun sequence:
TTCTTCCATGTGGTCTTTCCTCTTACGATCTCTTCGTTTTCAGTATCTCCTTGGGTTTGAAGGAGATGTGTGTATCTTAGAGGGACCTTATCCAAGGATCCTAGTAGTCCATTGCCTTCCATGATTTCTGAGGCCAAAGAAAACCTATTGAGCGGGCTCATGTCGTTGTTTTGTTTCAAACCACTATTAAGGATTCCATCCTCGTCGGGTTCGCAGAGTGATTGAACTATATTTGAACTCCCGCACTCCCTTCTGTACTCTAAGATGATGCCGGAAAGTTGATGAGACTCCAAAAACTGGTCAGGAATAGTCTGTAGAAAAAATGAGTTAAGAAAGAACGAACATGTCAATAAGGTTTTCTGTATGAGCTATCAGAGAGATGGTGGTGGTTAATGTTTTACCTCCAACATCCATCTAACGTACTTCACATTGTTGACATGTTGGTTCATATCCAAATCACTCCTCTTGGGCTAAAAATTAGAAACCAGGATAGTTGTTAGTATATGTCTATGGTGCTTTAAGTTGTAGCATTTGTTTTTGAAGTTCACCTTCAAGTTTGAGTTCACATATTTTGCGTTGCTGTCCAACTTCGAGATTTTCTCTGGGACATCTTCATGGATAGCTTGTTTCTCTATAAACCACGGTGAAATTTCAGCCCTGACCTCCTCTGGCATCTTTGAGAGGCGCCTTGTCTTTTCGTTCATCATCACCCAAGTGCtgtttgaaattgaagttgtcAGTACGGTACGATCAAGTTAGAGGATGATATAGAGAAATTAATATTGAGTTATGAAATCAACCTTGTTGCACGTGCAAAGACATGGCCTGTTGCTTGGCTTCGTATGAGCCAGTCTCGCCGCATTCCATTCTTCCCTGATGCTCCAACCCATGTGTCGATTTCCACTATCTCTCCCCTGCAAGACACGTTCATCTACTCATTAATCAGGACTAGTTGCTTTGCTACATGATGGTAATTTCTCAGTTAGATAGAGATCCATTGTAAATATCCCATATAGTGAAAAATTAAGGCTGTTTAAGTGGTGCAAAAACCTGTAGCGTACTTCAAAAAGGAACAGAAATGGCAACACGAAGTTTTTTCATCCATGGTAACTTGTTTGATTTTACCTGTCATATGTgggatttaaaaatttataaatcccACTCTGTAACTTCTAAACCCTAAATCGTGGGAGTAGCTAAAAATATGTGTCTAGACCTGTTTCCAGAATATATGCGATTCAGGGGAATGAGCGCTTTTaacaagggaaaagaaaaaaggcacAGCAATGTCACTTTTCGATGGTACAGGATGAATGCCATTGATTATGAGAGAAATCATATCTACATCTTTTCTATTGTTATGTGTATAACCTTATAGGCCTGAGTCTTTTTATACGAACTGCTGATTTGATGATCACAAAACCATGAAAACACTGGTTAACCATTGGGGAAATTTAGCTTACAGAGACTTTTCATTTACTGCTAATCTATTAAGCTTCTCAAAACAAGTATTCCTAATGTTCATTGTGTGGTTAATGATGAGAGGATCTACCAGATTGGGTATTGATCCACCAGGACTTGCATTCTTGAGACGACCCATATGAGATTGTTCTTCATCATTCCATGTGTGGCACCAAATCCATTGCTGAGAAGTCCCGACATCCATACATGATTCAATGCTGTTTCCTACATAGTTGGGAATAATACTAAGAATACAGTTGAAACTACAGAAGAATTCCCATCAGCGTGGCTCAAAGGCATCGCTCATTTTATGCATGGGATGGATAAATGTGTGAAGAGTTGAGCTTTTAATTACCTGAAGAAGATTAAGGATGCTCTCGAGCGTAGCAGTTTTATCAGCACCAACTTCATAGGACCTAATAACAACAGTCTGTCTGTACCCAACACCACCTTCGACGATGAGGCCTTGGCGATGATAATCAACAAACTGCTTCTTTGTTGGTATGTTTTGACGTATCTGCTCTTTGGAGATATGGCCATTTTCGACCGAAGCAACCGAGGTTTTCGCCACCCCGGCAGTTTGGCTAAGTGTATCAACCTTAACGGACCTGGTAGGAGTCCcagtaattttgattttgttcagGTTTTGCTTATTAGGATCTTGGTTGTTACCGGTGGTAGAGCATCTGATGGGCAAGGGGATCGTATACGAGAATGTAGCCATTTGTTTTTACTCGTATGTAAATGTTGAAATTTTGGAACGAAATGGGTAGTGAAATGCATTTATAGAATCAATGTAGCGGAGTTGTCAAGGGAAATTCTTGAACTTATTAGGATGAGTTGCGCAGCCTTGTTATAGCAATAGTGAACATATCAAAGAGGGCATTGTCTCTGCTGAAAGAAATTTTTAGCTGGGGTATTTTTAGTAGTGATCGACCTGTGAAGCAGACCAAAAGGCTAATTTGGCGTTGgctattattatattatcatgCCTGAGCAATAAAACACTTATGAGTTAATTTCTTTAACGTTTGGGAGTTACACTGTCCCTAGAAATTGGGCCTCATGGCTTGTTAACTTTCGAGCAGGACAAAGGATTTGGTAGGAATGGACAAACAAATTCTTTCTCTTTGTCTCTGAATATATAGAAGACAACTGATTAGAACCTTTGACTGCGATGTAGAAGAGAAGTCTCCTTTTCTGCTCAGAATTTCTCGTTACCAAAGATTCTTTATCTCAACAATTATCACTCGCTTAGTATTCCATGAGCCTGCAAGCTAGCAAGTAGAAGTATTAGCATTCAACCTCGGGTTTGGAGGGAATTAGAAATCAAAGGATATTCTCTATCTAGTCTTTTTCCCTTGTTTGGTGAAAGAAGTGTGGCAAACATCATTTACTAACTTTTTTCAGGAAACCAAACCATTTTTTTGCCTCGTGAGAATAATTATGAGGTGAGATTGGGGGgtttgatttgatatttattgaaACTCGATCTGTTCCCTTGTTGAGCAGCCAAGTTTTTGCAGCATACTGGGTTTCATTGCACTGCAAAGATTGTATCTTTCGGAATGTTTTTGTTGCTTAACATTCTTGGGTATAAAAAACTAATCGATAGCCATGTCTCTTCCCTGCAAGGAGGCTGCAAGTTATCGAGACTAAAGCAAAGAAATCAacgggaaaaaaataaacagaaattaTTCGAGAGCACGAATACTGGAAAGATtctaaaattgaaaggaaaccCTGAATCGATTATAAGTAGCAAAGAATAGAACCATGAAATCGCCCTCGAGAGAGGATGCTGGGTTGGTTTTTCAGGAGCCATAACAGTGCTGTTTTTTCTTTGCGTGATCAATTCAAACCATTTACATCgactctaaaaattattttatagtcaattaaaaccaataaataaattactaatatagtcaaaatatttattattcaattaattaactaaataaaacaaatacacaaTTGTtccgttaatctttcatcttcAACTTCAATCATGAATCTCgcaatcaaatcaatatatcaACACCATAAAAAAGAGATTTCCACGGCctaatattctaaaattaaaaaaaaaagtaacaacaGGTTTAATTATCTTGGATTCACATACATAATTGCATGAGCAAATTAGTAATTATAATCatagctaaattttttttataaaaaaactagggtTTTATCTCTTTTCTAAACAGATCTTTTGTCgcatatttttaaaagcacGATGGATCCGTTTACATGCTCCAGCATTTTCTTGAACAGTGCCTCTATGGCTATGATAATGAATCTCCTCAGCTGCATCATTGGACACTGGCTGAGCAGCAGGAAGTGTTGGGggaatttctgatttttttatatttttctcttcccTGAAAAACATTcacatggaaaaaataaaataatgttcgaagttgtgtttttttttttttaataaaagacaaAAGGATAGAGCAATATTTATTCGTCCACTACAAAATCGTTATAAATTAGAAGTCTTGTTGTGATGGGAAGTATGCTTAATATACTGAGTAATATAGGAAATTAGAACCAAAAACTTGGTTTAATTAACAATATTGTACATGTTGTATGATCTTTGTTGGAGTAATTTTGTTTAGCATTGAATAAATTTGGGGTAAAATTGATACAATCAAAAGATTTGGTACTAAAATCAATAATGAAGTCATTCGTTTGGGGCAAATTTGAGGTTTCTCCAACACCTCTAGGAACTGTCCGAGAGGAGCAAACGACATCGTTTTCTTGGGcgataaataaacacaaaaaaccgAACCCCTTCTTTCACCGTCTAATCAGATAACTCAACGGAGGTCATTTTTATTCCATCTTGGATAGCTAGAAATTAAGCTTGTTGccaaaatattactttaatttttagcaGTTGCAGAGACAACTTTATCTTCTTGCAGAGGCCGGGGAGTAAATTTTTGGAATTGGTTTCCTGTAAATTTGTGCACAGAGGCAACTCATCACAGAAATGTCTACATTTTCTTAAAGTTCCAGGAAGTGGACAAACCAAGGAAACTAAAGTTGGTTTTCTATTTAACCTCAGTAGCATAATCTGTAAATCTCTACCAGTCAGTCGAAAGCGGTGGCCTGTGcgggtgatttttattttctgaacAAGGATATTTTGTATCAATATGGGTTTTCGAAGTTGACAGTTTTTTTAGTAACTTGAACAAGAAGGATACGGTGTCAGACAAAGAGGATATATGTGTCTGTGTGCGTGcaaaatcaagatgaaaatCTGGGTCCGTGAAAGGTTCATTCGGGAGGCATATATAGCAAGATAGACACTGTGCTTTGGAGTATTAGGTTTTTGTGAGAGAAAGACACCGTTGTCAACTCAATTATTAACAGTTGGAAGTTAATTAGGTTTAATAAGCCTTGTGGATGCAGCTAAAATACGGCATTGTGCTTGATGGTGAGATATTGGATTCTTGTACCTACCTCTATACGTTGTTATCACTATTACGATCAGTTTCCTTGGTTTACACAATTTATTTGGAAATTCTGGATGTCTTTCCTTGTCCAACGGTTCACACCACAGAAGAAAACGTTAGCATCGCTTGGAAATTTCAGGTGGTTTTGAGTTTTCTGAACTGTTCAGACATCAAATTATTAAGTAGGAAAAAGTAACGTGCTGTGGTAGAAAACAGATGCAAGAGGGAAGAAGAATACTTGGGCAAGCAAATCATTCTCCACTACTCGTCTATCATTCTCGCTTTCCACTATAGTATAGCATGGATACTATAATCtcattttggtaaaaaatgtccctgaattttcttgatgatatgCTCAAGGGAAGGTGCTACCTGCAATGGTACTCTTTCCTGCTTTTCAAAATGCTTGAGAACAGATGAAATACTAGAATAAGCAAACGCATCGTTCCGCAACAGCATAGGTCTGCGATAACATTTCCTACACGCACccagagagagagcgagagagagagacagagagagttTTTTTCTTCGTTTCCATCAGATATGAGACGAATAGAAGGATTAGAACAATAGCAAAATTCATTTACCAATTCTCTCCAGATTCTTCTTGCTTTGTTTGCATCAGCTGCGAGATCAAAGTAGAAGGATAAGAATagggagggaaaaaaagagatgcAAATTCTCCTAGTACATCTTACCCTAGAATGATCACATCAAGAGGTAAAAGGATTGAATagttaaacaaaacaaaatcacatgCCTGATTTTggtatgaaaaaggaaaaaaaaataatcttgagcAAGAAGATCATACCACTCTTGGATCTCTGGACGCATGTATATTTGCAGCATTATGTACCAGCATCAATATCATTCCCATTTAAGCTTTGCATCATAGTCGTACTGTCACGTAGCGCTAGATTAACAATTTACCATTCATTCTTTTCCGCCCAGATTTCTAGCAGCAGTGAGAATCTTGTAATCAAACAGATACAGCTTGGGAAAGAAATTCGGAGCTTGATAAATTACAaatcccaaaaaataaataaaaaaacttgatcttCAAGAGAAATCTGCGTGGCAATTAGGAATAAATACAATGAGCAAAGTATCAGagataaataacaaatatctaAGCTAAAATTATCAGCGACAGAACCAGCAATGAATCTCTTACATCCGGCAAAGCTAGTGCAATTGCCTTGAAAGAATTCAACAGATGTGAATTCCATAGTTCTCTGGTCAAACACATAAAGAAGCTAACTAGCCATCAACATTGTTTCTGTACAGATGCTCTGACTTCAGCGATCCATTAGTTTTAGAAGAATGTCCTGCCAGCAGAATCAAAATAATGACCTCTTCAGTTATTGCAGATTTCAACAGATAGCAAGAGGGGGGGAAGTGATAGAAATCAATGATTTAACggcaagaataaaattttatacgACGACATCTCGGCAAGCTCGAAatgatttcaaaaatcaataacatgGTTGACTGGTtcttttacaaacaaaaaaccTGCTTTACCTAAACCGCATGCAAAATTACGATATAACAAATGCAGTTGTCAGAAACAGATACTACTCTGGAAGTAACTGAGAGGACAGGAATGATATGATGTCAGCCCCTGCTGTAGTTCAGCATATGAAATTAAAAGCCTTACTTGACGAAACTCAATTGATTGACTATGACCTCTGTTGTTTGTGGAACAAATTATTTCACTTTGAAGGTGGTGTTGAAATGCCTACAAAGTTAGGGTGAAATATAGTCAAAATATGATGGAAGCGAACTGGGTTGAACACTCATAACAGAGGTTTCATCGATATTTATACAGACCCATAAGCAAACATTTTGTGCGTAATAATCAGATGTCGGGAACGATTCATGCATGCTTTTGTACTCTGccaaatatgaaaaacatgATGATAAGGTGTAATAAAAGTACAAGATGTGAAAGGTGACCTTTCATTACTGAACTAAAGTTGTAAGAATTTTGCTCTTTAACTTCAACCTCTTCATACATTCAAGGATGGAGAGTTCTAAAGTGGAGCAATCTGCCAAAAAGTTTAACGGTATAAAGCTCCCCAtacgaagaaaaaaagaagatagtaTAAGCGCTAGCATTAACAAGACATGGTTAGTTCCTATGCTTTCaaggaaatatatattttcaaaaactcaTTCGGCagtattattctttttaatagttctcttcaatttttttatggtgtaACAAATACACCTAAGAAAACCTGAATAAATTCCAAAGAATGGATCAGTTGCTCGTAGAAGGAATTGATGCCTTTCACTTAAGATGCAGGAATAAATCTAGCAACCGAGGGACGACATAGGAGACAACAGATGAGTTACAAGAACATCTAGTGTTTATGCAAATATCCAGCTGACAAGGTACATCCAAGCAGGAAATAAATGCCAAAGAACAAATTGGCAGACCTTTTATGCATTCCTGCTTTGGCTGCCTTTGGATTCTCGAAAGCGCAGGTTTGAAATTCTCAAGTGACAAGAACCCTGATTTCAACTCTATATGCGAGATGGCAACAAATCTAGCATCAAATGGTAATTTTAGGAGAGGGTAAgtattataacataaataactaTTAATTCACAACATTTGATGTTTACAGATGCAAGAAACTGGACTTGCAGAAATCTCAATAAATGATTTATGGTAGAATTGGAATTTAAATAAGCGCCTATGGTTTCTTTGAATCTCTCGTCTGCTAAAATACTCTGTTAAATTATCCAGAAGATAAATGATTGAATATGAATATGCATATTTGAGATGACCATGATATTATTATCCAGTAAAAGGATGGGTTAGATACGTATACTTGAAGCTTTTCATTGAATATCAGCAGCATAGTCACTGGCAAGACTTGAGTTCATTGGCAAAGATAGGACGTGCTCCAACAATCTGCATAACCAGAATGTAAGAAAACTGGTAATTCACCATGGCTCTTCTAATTCAGGCGATGGGAAATTACCTCCGTACATCTTCCTTAGATGGAGGAAGAAACAGTTACCTTTCTATGAGAAATTCGAGATCTTACTCTTTTTTCCAGAAGCTGATCAGCATCCTGTAGATAAGTCTTGATTTTTACGTCATCTTAACAAGTAAAAACTACCATAATCATGTGTAGTTGATGCACTACGAATGGAATGTA
This window contains:
- the LOC133696723 gene encoding palmitoyl-acyl carrier protein thioesterase, chloroplastic-like — its product is MATFSYTIPLPIRCSTTGNNQDPNKQNLNKIKITGTPTRSVKVDTLSQTAGVAKTSVASVENGHISKEQIRQNIPTKKQFVDYHRQGLIVEGGVGYRQTVVIRSYEVGADKTATLESILNLLQETALNHVWMSGLLSNGFGATHGMMKNNLIWVVSRMQVLVDQYPIWGEIVEIDTWVGASGKNGMRRDWLIRSQATGHVFARATSTWVMMNEKTRRLSKMPEEVRAEISPWFIEKQAIHEDVPEKISKLDSNAKYVNSNLKPKRSDLDMNQHVNNVKYVRWMLETIPDQFLESHQLSGIILEYRRECGSSNIVQSLCEPDEDGILNSGLKQNNDMSPLNRFSLASEIMEGNGLLGSLDKVPLRYTHLLQTQGDTENEEIVRGKTTWKKKQSNIELSNMPFSI